The Neodiprion pinetum isolate iyNeoPine1 chromosome 5, iyNeoPine1.2, whole genome shotgun sequence genome segment ctttttcattcataaGAGATTTTATAATGTTTTCAGAAGAATCCGTCGATTCATCTGATCATGAGATTTCGCATTCAAAGTGATGCTTAATTGGATTGCAACGTCTAACACTTGACTTTTCTCTAAGAAATTTCAGTCTGGTATATAATAGGTTGTACTGACCTATCTTTATCAATCATAATCTTGTAGTATGATAACACTCGGGTTTATCATCACGTTTTGTAGAATCGATGTTTCCGTAATGCATATTGTTTTCCGTACTTTGAGAACCTAAGAAAGTCTTTATTGTCAATGCTCGTTGAAGTTGCTTGACTTTTTACTTACTTGGTAACGggttataatatttttttaaatgtagtGAACACTCATGAATGGTGAaacttttcttccttttcttaaTGTTCTTATCCAGGCCTTTCTCCGTATCTCTAAATTTATAGACAAGATCGACAAGTGACTTACATTCACATTGCAAGTTCCAACGCCAGGGCTTTCACAATTATTTGtcagtgaaataatttaagcTATTTAATGTGTTTCTGAATTGAAGTTCAATTCAAATGGTCAGACCATTTTCCGTTAGGCCTTGAAGAATTCATACCGTAGATATCACAGGTGAATAATACAAACTCAATCTTTACTAACGTTGGTAAGAATTTATTCATAATACCTTACATGACGAAAAGCATCCGTCGTATAAAATTTCCAAGGATAATAAAAGTCattgtgattttatttatGGTATTCATTACGCCAAGTTTTTTGCCACAAGTTCGTTAGAACTACTACTTTATGAAGCGTTATTTTTCTCGATAAAAACTGACTATCGACACGTTCATTCAAGATCATGTCAGCTAATAATACGGTTAGCTTACTCGGTCAGGTATTCATATATCAACAACTAATTCGTCGGTCTCAATTGCATAATTATGAATTATCTTCGCGATCTTGCAGAGTCGGGGAGATGCGTTTTTTGAGACTCGCTTGCTCATTCATTCATCGTCAGAACTATCGGTCCTCCTGAATATTATGCGTCACGGAGGCTTCGCAACTCCGGGGATATGTTTTCCGAAGCTCTGACATTCGAAGTTTTGCAACCGCCGGAAAAGATGGAATTCCAATCTTTCTTAATCATATCCGCGGCCTTTTCAGCGACCATAATAGTTGGCGCATTGGTATTACAGGATGGAATGTTTGGCATGATAGAAGCGTCCACAACCCGAAGACGATTTACACCGTAGACCCTCAGGCGTGAGTCTACTACAGCCATTTTGTCGTTGGCAGTACCCATTTTACAAGTAGACGTGTGGTGATAGAGACTCCATGGGAAAAATCTTGCGTAGCAACGCCAATAATCACGCGACGGAAAATTCAAGTGGGCACACTCTGGAATCACGTTGGAGTTGGGACGTACATTCAATTTCTTCATAGCCGAGGTTTGGCTGAGGTTGTAGGCAAAATAGACTCCTTCTACCTGTGGATCCGAAAATCGTTTATGAAATCTTTCCCAGCTCCAGTTATTTTGATGgttttcaatataaaaattatcaacgtaCCAGAACCTCGAGATCATCCGGATGGTCTAAATAATTTGGAACCATGATTGGCTGGTGTGTGATATCATTGTCTCTCAGCTTAATGTAACCTCTACTCTTCGGGTGTATCAGCGATGCTACCACACTGTATGCTTCCTTGTCAATTACATCCGCGTATAAGGCTGCGTAAAAGTCGCCTCTCAGACCATAGGCAGTCTTAACGAGTTCACCATTCATGTTTAGAGCGGCTGATCCCATGAATAATTGGAGGTCTGGGTAATCGATGGAACTGTTGGCGTACCTGAGAAGAAATGAAAGGTTCAATCAGAAATATTTGTGTAATACGTAGTACAAGATTGTGTACCAAGAAAGTGAAGTAGGTCTTTTCACGCTGAGCGTAAGTTGCGAATACGCGGAGTAAGAAAGACTTTGCCTCCATGACGCACACGACACTTTATGTGATCATAATGTGGTCcacaagttttttattttttatagcGTAATACAAAAAAGCGCACTTTTAAGTACAAGGATGTGAAGGTGAACTTAGACGTACTCCGATGTTCTATTCTGTAATGTTCTAACAACGATTACTTTACGGACGGAACGTAGGCAAAAAATGATGCGTAGACCCTACTGggttaaataattatattaatgcgTGATGAATCACGTGTTAATCCAGAAGAATATCCAACGAAACTTGGAATAACCCGTATAATGTCGGCCTTTCAAAGACACGAGTATCAACCATAATCCTTCCGCGTAACTACCATAAACAGAACTAGAACTATAATGCTTGAGGTATGTGATCGGCAAGTTGAATCTCGACatgttttgtaaatattgtacatagaTGCATCATTATGTTTGGACTATACAAGCAATTTTGCATTATAATCTGATTTTAGAGAAAATTTGAGTCGAGGGGCTAGTCACTCTCGTGTATATAAGTCGGTAACCTTATTCAACTTATATCGGTTATCTATCCAAAAACCTCGTCAATACTGGTCGACACTCGCCGATACTCGTCGACGTTTTTGAATAGATCAGCAAAATAAGTAAATTATGGTTAATACCTAAGTAAGAAGCGAGTTTACTCGAGAATTACTAGCCCCTCGATCTGACTCTCACTGCAGTAACTTCTGATAAGCACAAGATTAGAAACAAATCGTGCTACTCCTGTCTTTACCGCACGTGATAAATGTtagtataaattattaaattttcagtagTTATATGCAGAAAACTAAAAGGCCCTGCTTGTGTTTAAGTCCTGCAGATGTgtcgaaaaaaatcacatcgTTGAACAATTTCTGTGCAAATCCATTGCCGTAAAAACTTCCCAATTTCACATACTTAGTATGTAACATCTTGGATGTGCAAAAAACTGTTTCAGGTTCATTATTTTAAGTACATTGGACAGTTCGATTGAATTACCACGCATTTCTACAGTAGGACAAAGGATGTCTCGAGGTTTAGAAAAGCTATCTGCAAAGATGCGACAGTCACGTACACGGAATACTAACTTAGCTATTTTATAGTTATGTTCATGGAAGATTTTTTGCAGGGCTCAAGATGCATGCTGTCAGGTAAGACAAAAAGGCTGACGATTTCGAATTCATAGGTGCATGTGATGACGttattttgtttctatttttttttttcaatacgcaGAGATAATGCGTTACACGTCAGTGAGTTGTGGATTACTCTTGTTAGAGTCAACAAATTTCCTCGTAATGCTTATAAGAATATTCACCTGGTGTTGATAAAACCCAATACTTCGCAGACGCCTATACCGTATAGGTGACCCTCTCTTTTTACCAAAAAGTCCGTTACGTCCGCTAGAGTTGTCGTAGATGCATTGTACGGTGGATCGATCAAAAAAGTGAGTCCACCGATCGCAATATGATCCTGAAGATTTTGCCCGACTCCTGGGCTATCGTGAATAATCTTAATTCCAACCTCTTCCAGGTGATCTTTGGGTCCTATTCCTGAGAGCATTAGCAGTTGAGGCGATTGAATAGCGCCCGCTGAGAGTATTACCTCTTTTTTTGCACGAACGGTGAACCTCATGTTTTCTCGAACAAATTCAACTCCATAAGCTGTTTCTGTCGTTTTATCGATGAGAATCTTATGGACCAGAGAATTCGTACTAATGTGCAGGTTTCTCCTATCAGCTGCGGATCGCAGATAGGCTCTCTCCGTGCTGCATCGGAGGCCATTTCTTGTGGTGGTTTGTGGTCGATCAAATCCAATCTGCGTTTTGCCGTTCACATCCACGTGACGGTAGCCCATTTCAGATGTAGCATTCAGAAAGTATCTTTTTATCGGGTGTTCATACCTTGGATTTTCAACTGTAAGAGGGCCGGAGGTACCGTGATAAGGCGATTCGCGGAGACCGGGAATCGTCATATTTTCTGCCTTTTTAAAATACGGTAAAACGTCATCGTATCCCCATCCAGGATTTCCCGCATCCCTCCAGTTGTCGTAATCTCTTCGATTTCCACGTACGTACAGTAAGGTATTGATGCTGCTGGTTCCTCCAAGTACTTTACCGGTGTACATGGGGCATTGATTGTTGACCATGCCTTTACAGTATGTTGACGAAGGTTCACTTTTGAATTGCCAGTCCAAACCAGTGTTCAATAGACCATAAGATAATGCAGGTACAGCAGAGATGATTCGTTCATCACCTCCGGCCTCCAGTAGCAAGATAGTCCAGTTCGTATTTTCTGTTAATCTGTTAGCAAGTACAGCTCCTGCGGATCCTCCGCCAATTATTACAAAGTCGTACTGGCAAGGCAGTTCTTCCGTTGGAACGATGCGCACTCTGTTAACCTTGTCGACAATGTCAGGTCGCAAAAGCAATATCAGGAGTTCAAACAATGCAATAAACCCAACCGTTGCTCCGGTCGATAAAGTTAAGCCAATCCCGGTATATGCCCACTGAACAATCAGTTGGGGTACAGGCGTATTTCTGTCGGGTACAATATTCATTCTAACTCTGTGACTTGATGTCggttttgaagattttttgcTGTTTCAAGAACTGAACACGACACACTGATCAGGCCTCCGTCGAAATACTGGGTTTTTATATTCGTAAGAATATTTTTGCGCGTGTGCATATTTTATGTTAAACGTATGCGTATGTTTGCGAACATAACGGTACAAATCACATAATCATCATCGGTATTTCAGTATTTATACCtctgataataattttacatgcATAATaaggatttttccaatttataTGCGATTCAAACACGTACTCAGGTTCGAATGTTTGTTTTCGTATCCCTGTTTATAAGTGCGCAGATGGAAAAAACATCTTTGGTCCCTAATTGTGAACTCGCATACCTTTTAAGGTGCTTCACGGAGCCTTCAAAGTCGATACGAGGTACCCAAGATTGCAAATGGAAACGAGATGGCTAATATATTCATTTGACAAGGTATGTAGAATACTAAGCTAtgtgaattttattcatattaaAAATGCAGAATATACATGATTCTCACAAGCTGTGGCATAAAATGTTTCCGAAGTTTCCATTACGTGATATCATCTCTACTGAGTAAATGTAGCAGTAATTGGAGATGGATTCCAACGGTGTGCTTGAAGTTACTGGAGGAAACAAGAATAACTTCATCGTTGATCTCGTGTCAGAATGTAATGGTGCGATTCcaacgtatatttttcaaacttccgtttcattgaaaatagTCGCGCCTTTATTTCTCGCTCAAAGCGTGCATTTTACGTTTCGTTTTCACTTGAATGAATGAGGCTTCTTCTGAAAGTCACGatcaattgatttttcatgCCAGGGATATTCGATATTCATGACAAATAGAATCCAGCGGCAAGTAGTCGAACACTACGCAGAAACTAATCAATTAGCCTGTCTGGAATTGTTGAATTTGCCATTCAcaacaacaattttaaattcaacgtCTCAACTATTGCGTTCCCATTAATATTTGAGCAGTGAAAACTCGAATCAGTTCAATCTTCTGACACCTGATGTCAAATTGCAGAAACTTCAAACTGCATGATTGTACTTCCAAAGATAATGTGTCTGTGAAATACAAAACAGGAAGTCTGgcacgttttttattttttattttattcaacatgTACGTAAAATAGTCTCTTTTTCTCGCATATGACgtggatgaaaaattgctCATTTCGAGCATAGACTTCATTAGTATTGTATTGCCTAACATTTATCGAAATTAATTTGTattactattttcatttatctgccctgaaaattatgaatatttttcttcctgatttttattctctcgtTTAGACCAATAGCTAACAGCATGTCAAATATGCACTCAACCCTCCATTCAGTCATTCACTCATTCTATACAAAATCAATTATAGGACCACATTTTGAGTATTGTGCTACGATATTAGCAAGTAGCAATATTAGCAAACTCACTCTGCGTTATTGCCAGTGTGTGTGAATCTCGATATTTTGATGCTAGAACCCGACACCGTATACCATTTAAAACATCCACATCTCGCTCTTGGTGTAAGTCATGGCATATAAAAGGGACCTTTGTACCATTCAAACAAGCCCGCCTAACCCAAATACGATTTAACCAATTCAGTAAACGTGAAGCTCTTCGAGAAATAAAGTATTGTACCGACAAACAAGGTCAAAGCTATGAAAACGTGTAAACTAATTTGTCAAAATTGCGAAGAGTGATATGTGGAAAGCGAATAATGAAACGAGGCGAAACTTTTTTATATCCATACATTTTATTAATACACATAATATATACGTTTATACacataataatttaaatgatttgataaaattattatacctttcCTTCTGTCATATTAAAATGgtgatgaagaaaatttcatcgacGAAATTATGTAatgtttaatttaaattattgcaataGAAAACTCGCATTCTTTTACACCGCGTTGTCACACGACAATGATCCTGAAGCAAGCTTTGCCCCCATAGCTTTATTTCGTGCGCTtgaaaaaagacgaaaaatgGAATCCAAGAAGTGTCTGAGATGGATCAAAATCATGGAAACGGTATTTAAACTTTTGACGAAGAGATCATCACTCATGCAAATTCAAAAGTAGATTTGTTGCAaaacccaaaatatcaggcttttgaataaattattacgaAACGACGTCTCAACGATCGAacagaaaataagaatttttacTACAATCGGAATTTTTAAGTCGGTGATAGACAATTTTCAACAGTTTCGAAACGCGGAGGATGGATTTCAGAAACAACGGAGAAGTGATCAAATGCGATGAGAAGAATCGGGTATAGCTTTCAAGAGTTAAATTAGAACCGGAGCCGTTATAaatttgtgcaaaaaaaaaaaaaaaaactcgagcAGTTTGATGCAAGACACCTGGTTGTAACAAGACTGAAGAGAACGCTATAAAACgtggaaaatttaaaaacaaactcTGCCTTGACTTGTAGATTCAGTGTAACGAAATTGTGGcgaaaacgaaattttcttcCTCTGGTCGATTTCAAGCTGACGATAatccggttcgtacccatatttTAGCTTACTGCTACGGAATGATGgtttaaattttctattcacGTTCACGACATAAATACcgacgaaaaacaaaagcacAGTGAAGTTGTACCTGTTTATTTAGGCGAAATAAGTGTGACGTACCCGTTTCGTCTTTCAGTTTGAGAAACTGAAATTATTGTggaaaataatgatgatgataagaAATATGACGAACATAATGTGACAACTCTGTGAAGATCCAAACATTACTTTTCCTGTAACTGACAACGAACGTTCATTTGGAGATTGCCCCCGATGTCGCTCTAATTTTGCTACGTTGTAGAGCATCAAAAAATAGTTGTCAAATTTGTTATTACCCATTAATCAATCGTTACAGAAATATGATTGGCTGCAGATCTGCTTACTTACGGACTCACTTCCTGTAAAATGTAACTTCGGTTGCTTATTTAGCGGCAAAACATCGTTTGCGTTGAGACCATTCGCCGAAAACTCGCGGCATCAAACCTAAGATCATTCaatatttacctatattaatGAATATTTAGCTCTCACAAACAACAGCGCTCCAGTTTTTAcgggaaaatatttttatcagctATCTTTGTTTACGTATCAATGCTTTTGATGATCATTTGCTCGACTAGTGACCATTCCAATCTTCCTTAATAAGATCTGCTGCCTTTTCAGCGATCATAATAACTGGAGCATTGGTATTACCGGACACTATATTTGGCATTATGGAAGCGTCCACAACACGGAGACCATTTATACCGTGAACCTTGAGGCGTTGGTTCACCACAGCCATTTCGTCATTTTCAGAGCCCATTTTACAAGTGGAAGTAGCGTGATAAATCGTCAATGTATAGAATCTTGCGTAGCAGCGCCAATAGTCACGAGATGGAAATTCCAAGTGAGCACAATCCGGGATCAAGTTGGAGCTAACACTGGCATTCAATTCCTGCATAGTCGACGTAAGGCtgaaattgtaaatgaaatcgGCTGCCTCCGCCTGTAAAAAACGAGATCCCGTGTGAAAGTTACACTTCGATAGAAATATCGGTATTATTTGACACCAAATTTATCAGCTTACCAGAATCTCCAAATCTTGTGGGTTATCAAAGTAATTCGGAACTATAAGTGGATGGTGTACGATATTATTATCTCTCAGCTTGATGTAGCCTCTGCTCTTCGGGTGTAATATAAATGGGATTATACTGTAGGCATCCTTGTTGATGATATTCGAATATAAGGTTTCGTAAAGATCATCTTTGAGACCGAACGCATTCTTGGTAAGTTCGCTGTTTCCATTGAAAGCCGATGACCAGAGAAAATACTGGAGGTCAGGAAAATCGAGGGAACTGTTAGCATACCTGAAAGCATGTGAGATGTCACCATGACGTTTACTTGGAAGCAAATTTTCCTCGATACATTGCGAATTTAAATAGACAAatctttttcattcaattccaaAGTGAAGCCTATCTTGATACAATCCATTTCTATTTCTACTCCTTTCAGGCCCACCTCCAAGCCAAAGAGACAGCATGTTGAATCTTGAATTCTTGAAAAAGAATGTGACTttgctataaaaaaaattaaataattgccTTCACTCATGCTTTGATAAATCAAATTAAACTTTTTGTATTCGGTGACAAgtttcaattataaaaaagCTATCGTCGACTGTTATTCCGAaggtaaacaatttttatccaatGTTCTCTATCATATATTAGAATAAAACATGTGACTAGTAAGAAATACGTGATTTAGAGTAAGCGCATGTCGGATTTATTGATTGCTCTACTGTCGTGATTTCAACCATCCACCCCGTAACAACGGCAAAAAGTTTCAGTTGACTTATCAAGTCACGAGTAAAAgaaatattcttttctctgtagAAGAAGTTGCattggttgattttttttcaagtcgtTCGTATgttttgtcaaaaattatttgattataCTTACAAATGACCAGGGTGCCGAAATGCAGTATTAAAATGACTGTTCAATATGACTTTTAAGGTGTTACTCCACGGTTGATCTAATAGGTAGAAACTACGAATCTTGTACACCTACTAATTGATTACGACAATTAAATTACTAGAGACGAAATCTTTAGTTTGAACGACCTGAGCGTAAGATCAGAATTCGCAGAAAAAAAAGCCATGACAATTAGTGTGTGCACAGAATCTAACGAAACTATTGTGTTCAGTGAAGCGATAACGAATGTAAGAATTATTATAGAAGCACGGTTTAGAAGCTGTGACTACGTTGCATAGCCGTGTGCGGAGTAACTTTCTATGGAGGATTACGTATTATACTTACATAATTATACAGTGTTGAAAAGTTCTGTATAGAACTTCTTTCACTGTGCTAGAAGTTTTATCCGGATACGGAACAGTGAATTCACCATACATTTGCTGTGTATTCAATTCACAAAcacaataaatttactatAAAACTTAGTGAAATCAGATTACTTTTCTGTGTTTTTCctataaattttagtaaaatcaaaaattttcattgtaaatttcaaacaaatgcaTAGTAATTTACGTTGCTGCactgaatttgtaaatttacacGTCTTTTGTCCAATAAATGTGtagtaaattcacaatcattttcaacAGTGTAGGGGCAGAAGCATTAGTAATGAAAAGCATACTCGAATGTACATAATTGGATTACGGATAAGAGCAACAGCTAGTGGGAATCTACCTCTATCTACCGCGATGGACAATGAAAGTATCAAACTGAAAATCATTGAgtaaaattattgatatttgCTGTACAGAGAAATATCagtaaacatttttattatattattaataccTGGAATTGGTGAAACCTATAACTTCGCCGAAGGATATGTCATATAACGAGCCGTTTCGCTCAGCCAGGAATTGTTCTACTTCCGAAAGAGTCGATGTTGATGAATCATACGGCGGATCAATCAGATAGGTAAGTCCTCCAATCCCCACATGATCCTGAAGATTTTTCCCAACTCCTGGACTATCCAGAATAACCCGAATGCCGACCTCTTCTAAGTGTTCCTTAGGACCGATTCCTGAGAGCATTAGCAGTTGAGGCGATTGAATAGTGCCCGCTGAGAGTATTACCTCTTTTTTTGCACGAACGGTGTACGTCATGTTTTCTCGGACAAATTCAACGCCGTAAGCTGTTTTTGTGGTTTCATTCACGAGAATCTTAGTGACCAAAGCACCCGTGCGCACATGGAGGTTTTCTCTTCCAGCTGTGAAACGCAGATAGGCTTTTGCCGAGCTGCATCTAAGGCCATTTCTCACAGTGGCTTGCGGGTACATAAATCCCGTCTGCGTCTCTCCGTTTACATCCACCTCTGAGTAACCCATTTCAAAACTAGCATTGAGAAAATAGCTTGCAATCGGATGCTTGTATCTTGCTCGTTCAACAGTCAAATAGCCAGTGGTCCCATGATAAGGAGATGCGCGGAGTTCAGGGATGGAGACGTTTTCCGCTTTTTTGAAGTATGGTAAAACAGCGTCGTATCCCCATCCGGAATTTCCCAACTCCTCCCATTGGTCGTAATCTTTTCGATTGCCACGAACGTATATCAGATAATTAATGACGCTGCTCCCTCCGAGTGCTTTACCTCTGGGCCAGTTGCATTGATTGTTGACCATGCCTTTACAATAGGTCgacgaattttcaattttgaatccCCAGTCGACTTCGGTGTGCTGAAGATATAAAGCCAGTGAAGGTACGTCAGAGATAACTCCTTCATCGTTCCCAGCCTCCAATAGCAGGATAgtccaatttgaattttccgaTAATCTGTT includes the following:
- the LOC124218699 gene encoding glucose dehydrogenase [FAD, quinone]-like, with amino-acid sequence MNIVPDRNTPVPQLIVQWAYTGIGLTLSTGATVGFIALFELLILLLRPDIVDKVNRVRIVPTEELPCQYDFVIIGGGSAGAVLANRLTENTNWTILLLEAGGDERIISAVPALSYGLLNTGLDWQFKSEPSSTYCKGMVNNQCPMYTGKVLGGTSSINTLLYVRGNRRDYDNWRDAGNPGWGYDDVLPYFKKAENMTIPGLRESPYHGTSGPLTVENPRYEHPIKRYFLNATSEMGYRHVDVNGKTQIGFDRPQTTTRNGLRCSTERAYLRSAADRRNLHISTNSLVHKILIDKTTETAYGVEFVRENMRFTVRAKKEVILSAGAIQSPQLLMLSGIGPKDHLEEVGIKIIHDSPGVGQNLQDHIAIGGLTFLIDPPYNASTTTLADVTDFLVKREGHLYGIGVCEVLGFINTRYANSSIDYPDLQLFMGSAALNMNGELVKTAYGLRGDFYAALYADVIDKEAYSVVASLIHPKSRGYIKLRDNDITHQPIMVPNYLDHPDDLEVLVEGVYFAYNLSQTSAMKKLNVRPNSNVIPECAHLNFPSRDYWRCYARFFPWSLYHHTSTCKMGTANDKMAVVDSRLRVYGVNRLRVVDASIMPNIPSCNTNAPTIMVAEKAADMIKKDWNSIFSGGCKTSNVRASENISPELRSLRDA
- the LOC124219546 gene encoding glucose dehydrogenase [FAD, quinone]-like, which produces MEIVPERNTSVSQLIVQWAYTGIRFALSNGTMIGFLTFLELLIVLRRPDIVDKDNRVRIVSVEEMLGSYDFVIIGGGSAGAVLANRLSENSNWTILLLEAGNDEGVISDVPSLALYLQHTEVDWGFKIENSSTYCKGMVNNQCNWPRGKALGGSSVINYLIYVRGNRKDYDQWEELGNSGWGYDAVLPYFKKAENVSIPELRASPYHGTTGYLTVERARYKHPIASYFLNASFEMGYSEVDVNGETQTGFMYPQATVRNGLRCSSAKAYLRFTAGRENLHVRTGALVTKILVNETTKTAYGVEFVRENMTYTVRAKKEVILSAGTIQSPQLLMLSGIGPKEHLEEVGIRVILDSPGVGKNLQDHVGIGGLTYLIDPPYDSSTSTLSEVEQFLAERNGSLYDISFGEVIGFTNSRYANSSLDFPDLQYFLWSSAFNGNSELTKNAFGLKDDLYETLYSNIINKDAYSIIPFILHPKSRGYIKLRDNNIVHHPLIVPNYFDNPQDLEILAEAADFIYNFSLTSTMQELNASVSSNLIPDCAHLEFPSRDYWRCYARFYTLTIYHATSTCKMGSENDEMAVVNQRLKVHGINGLRVVDASIMPNIVSGNTNAPVIMIAEKAADLIKEDWNGH